AAGAGCCTCAGCGCGTAGCGGATGCCGTCAAGCTCCTTAAATTGCGGCATGCGGTGGTGACATCGGTCAATCGAGACGATCTCCCCGATGGAGGGGCCGCACTATTTGCCGAGACCATTCAACGAATCCGACATGAAAACCCCGCCTGCACCGTTGAAGTATTGATCCCGGACTTTCAGGGGCATCAGACTGATCTGGAAATAGTCATGAAGGCCAAGCCGGATATTTTGAACCATAATATTGAAAGCGTGCCTCGCCTCTTTCCTTCCTTTCGTCCACAGGGAAAATACCAACGCTCGCTTCAGGTTCTTGATTGGGCTAAAACCATGGGAGGGCGAACCAAATCCGGGCTCATGGCAGGATTAGGAGAATCAAACGATGAAATCCGGCAGGTGATGCAGGATCTTCGAAAAGTGGATTGTGACATTCTGACCATCGGCCAATACCTTCAGCCGACTCTTCAGCATGCGCCGGTTTCCCGATACTATAGTCCCGAGGAATTTGAAGAATTTAAACTGGAGGGAACGGCTTTAGGTTTTCAGCACGTAGAGTCCGGGCCCCTCGTCCGGAGTTCCTACCATGCAGAAGAGCAAACACTCAAAAAAGCTGATTCCTGAATCCCCTGTTCACTGAATGTCCCAAGGCATTTAATCTGGGTGGCCGCAAACCCTGGTCAGACCGGTTGGTGAAGATCTAATCGGGAAACAGACTTGTCTGACTTGTAATAAGAGGGATTCTGCTTCTGGGCAAGGGAATCTAAATACACGTGTTCGCAGAGGTTCCGTAGAGTAACAAAATCAAATTGCGTAAACTCTTGACAGCAGGTTTCACATTTCATCATTGGCCTTCTCTCCAATAATTTGCTAACATGCACCGAATAACTTAGAATTAGCGGAAGGACGAACACTTCGAGCTACGCACCGTGTCTCCCCCAAGTGACAAAGCGAATAATTCTGAAATGTTCACCCTTCCCGCATTCATGATATCGTAGTGTATTCTTATATCCTTCCGTGATGGCCTCTTCCCATACAATTCTTTATCACAGTTTTATCTCAGGCAACGCATTACC
Above is a window of Candidatus Nitrospira neomarina DNA encoding:
- the lipA gene encoding lipoyl synthase, with protein sequence MTFIPTSEIAPVSSTVKTSRRRNLPSWFKVRFRPGPHYQEIRQLMETHRLHTICEEARCPNIWECWNNRTATFLILGDICTRRCHYCSVTTGRPSAVDREEPQRVADAVKLLKLRHAVVTSVNRDDLPDGGAALFAETIQRIRHENPACTVEVLIPDFQGHQTDLEIVMKAKPDILNHNIESVPRLFPSFRPQGKYQRSLQVLDWAKTMGGRTKSGLMAGLGESNDEIRQVMQDLRKVDCDILTIGQYLQPTLQHAPVSRYYSPEEFEEFKLEGTALGFQHVESGPLVRSSYHAEEQTLKKADS